In Phlebotomus papatasi isolate M1 chromosome 1, Ppap_2.1, whole genome shotgun sequence, the following proteins share a genomic window:
- the LOC129803721 gene encoding serine protease inhibitor dipetalogastin-like: protein MKMNQLNSVRNLVAFALVSYLVSHTVVTAAKCNLNPFYKPICGSDGKTYGNIDMLNCINIHRPFHRRIHVVRKGECAALLCPSYEDLQGPWTSDTIVCANNGYSYGHPHQVRCLKAFIPTINIVHEGGCTIREVRKSLHRQFRMKACKLPRRRFEKNVVCGHNNKTYDNPFEALCTKPRIHEKLGGKCFCPFQMSCEFATLINRSFFNATRAEKERYIVCGSDRRTYRSHHHLECSRRLDRYLYRVSNGACKEDKDPCPQWLKFIKTPTPVCGSDKRSYVSYEALLCAAARLRRNLIYVHSGPCIE from the exons ATGAAAATGAATCAATTGAATTCAGTGCGGAATCTTGTGGCATTTGCGTTAGTCA GTTATTTGGTATCACACACCGTCGTCACCGCAGCCAAATGCAATCTCAATCCCTTCTACAAGCCAATTTGTGGTTCTGATGGAAAGACCTATGGTAACATTGACATGCTCAACTGTATCAACATACATCGACCATTTCATAGAA GAATTCACGTGGTGAGAAAAGGAGAATGTGCAGCACTTCTTTGTCCCAGTTATGAAGATTTGCAAGGCCCTTGGACTAGCGATACAATTGTATGTGCCAACAATGGTTACAGCTATGGGCATCCCCATCAAGTGAGGTGTCTCAAGGCATTCATACCAA CTATAAATATCGTCCACGAGGGTGGATGTACAATTCGTGAGGTGAGAAAATCACTCCACAGACAGTTCCGGATGAAGGCATGCAAATTGCCAAGGCGACGATTTGAGAAGAATGTTGTCTGTGGTCAcaacaataaaacttatgaTAACCCCTTCGAAGCGCTCTGCACCAAACCAA GGATTCACGAGAAATTGGGTGGCAAGTGTTTCTGTCCCTTCCAGATGAGCTGTGAATTTGCCACTTTAATCAATCGTTCCTTCTTCAATGCAACAAGAGCTGAGAAGGAGCGGTATATCGTTTGTGGAAGCGACCGGAGGACATATCGTTCCCATCACCATTTGGAGTGTTCCCGTCGTCTCGATCGAT ATTTGTACAGAGTGAGCAATGGAGCGTGTAAGGAAGACAAAGATCCTTGTCCTCAGTGGCTGAAATTTATCAAAACACCTACTCCAGTTTGTGGATCGGATAAACGGTCGTACGTTTCATATGAAGCTCTTCTGTGTGCAGCAGCACGGCTTCGCAGAA ATCTGATTTACGTCCACTCTGGGCCGTGTATTGAATAG